A stretch of the Corylus avellana chromosome ca6, CavTom2PMs-1.0 genome encodes the following:
- the LOC132185326 gene encoding class V chitinase-like, with product MTKLGSLLTEWSAAVKHESDLTGNGRLDWINLVAYDFYDPALSRNATGPFATLYGGNDTIIPLYGDLGVEAWIQAPVAAQQIVLGLPFYGAAWLLVDATKTEIFAPANGPADGHAAGVYIDPINGTILYNQIKYFIETHPEGNEKYSADYVLDYFSAEKTWIGYNGIKSITAKVTYARDKTLLGYYAWHVGGDRDRTLSGAASGAWPIPGPERDTATGTSTSTGTATATATSTASGVGTVTGTVTSAITGTNTNKHTFICTNTCPAPAPARCENYQQ from the exons ATGACCAAACTTGGCTCTCTCCTCACTGAGTGGAGTGCAGCCGTGAAACACGAGTCTGACTTGACAGGAAATGGCCG CTTGGACTGGATCAACCTAGTGGCGTATGACTTCTATGACCCCGCTCTCTCAAGGAATGCTACTGGACCTTTTGCTACATTGTACGGAGGAAATGACACCATAATCCCGCTTTATGGGGATCTCGGAGTCGAAGCTTGGATTCAGGCACCGGTGGCCGCCCAACAAATAGTCCTCGGCCTTCCATTTTATGGCGCTGCGTGGCTTCTAGTAGATGCTACAAAGACTGAAATATTTGCCCCGGCTAATGGACCGGCTGATGGACATGCTGCTGGAGTATATATTGATCCCATAAATGGGACCATACTCTATAACCAAATCAAGTATTTCATAGAGACACACCCTGAAGGCAATGAGAAATACAGTGCCGACTATGTTTTAGACTATTTCAGTGCTGAGAAAACTTGGATTGGTTATAATGGTATCAAGAGTATCACTGCTAAGGTAACATATGCTAGGGATAAAACGTTGCTCGGCTACTATGCATGGCATGTGGGCGGCGACAGAGATAGGACTCTTTCAGGAGCAG CTTCTGGCGCATGGCCAATTCCTGGACCTGAGCGGGATACTGCCACTGGCACCAGCACCAGCACCGGCACAGCCACAGCCACAGCCACCTCCACTGCCTCCGGCGTCGGCACAGTCACCGGCACCGTCACCAGCGCCATCACCGGCACAAACACCAACAAACACACTTTCATCTGCACCAACACTTGTCCGGCACCAGCACCGGCTCGGTGTGAAAATTACCAACAATAA